Proteins from one Streptococcus mitis B6 genomic window:
- a CDS encoding ABC transporter ATP-binding protein, whose amino-acid sequence MNMIKVESLNKNIKGKAILKDISFEVAEGECVALIGPNGAGKTTLLDCLLGDKRITSGQVSIQGLPVTSSQLDYTRSYLPQENVIVQKLKVKELIAFFQSIYPNPLSNQEIDQLLQFDKQQKEQFAEKLSGGQKRLFSFVLTLIGRPKLVFLDEPTAAMDTSTRQRFWEIVQDLKAQGVTILYSSHYIEEVEHTADRILVLNKGELIRDTTPLAMRSEEIEKHFILPLAYKEVVEQSNLVDNWSQKQDALQVVTREADAFWQLLVQAGCSIQEIEVNNRSLLDTIFEETQKGDD is encoded by the coding sequence ATGAACATGATTAAGGTAGAAAGCCTAAATAAAAACATCAAGGGCAAGGCTATTTTGAAGGATATTTCCTTTGAGGTAGCTGAAGGTGAATGCGTCGCCTTGATTGGGCCCAATGGTGCTGGGAAGACCACACTCTTGGACTGTTTGCTTGGAGATAAACGGATCACAAGCGGTCAAGTATCCATCCAAGGCTTGCCAGTGACGAGTTCTCAGTTAGACTACACAAGATCCTATCTCCCTCAAGAAAATGTCATCGTTCAGAAATTAAAGGTCAAAGAGTTGATTGCTTTCTTTCAAAGTATTTATCCAAATCCCTTGAGCAACCAGGAGATCGATCAACTATTGCAGTTTGACAAGCAACAAAAAGAGCAATTTGCAGAAAAATTGTCAGGTGGGCAAAAGCGTCTTTTCTCTTTTGTCTTGACCTTGATTGGCCGACCAAAACTTGTCTTTTTAGATGAGCCAACTGCGGCCATGGATACCTCAACCCGCCAACGTTTTTGGGAAATTGTTCAGGATCTAAAAGCGCAGGGAGTTACCATTCTCTATTCCTCCCATTACATCGAAGAGGTAGAGCATACAGCGGACCGAATCTTGGTCTTGAATAAGGGAGAGTTGATTCGCGATACAACACCTCTAGCCATGCGTAGTGAGGAGATTGAAAAGCACTTTATTCTACCTCTGGCTTACAAGGAAGTCGTTGAGCAGTCAAACTTGGTTGATAACTGGTCACAAAAACAAGATGCTCTGCAAGTAGTCACACGCGAAGCAGATGCTTTCTGGCAACTGTTAGTCCAAGCAGGATGTAGCATACAAGAAATCGAAGTTAATAACCGTAGTTTGCTAGATACAATCTTTGAAGAAACACAGAAGGGAGATGACTAA
- a CDS encoding ABC transporter permease: MKRWIALNKIEFLLTKRQLVYYLLSVGMPTAFYLFFSGMYQDTPGGPANFMRDYLISMTAFSMMSTAMFSFPAVLHTDKINNWQKTLGHTPVNMVEYYLSKITSMLVDYLVSILVVFSVGHFVRGVDIPLASWVGAAFLLIVGSVAFVALGLTLTLLPSSQLMSVVGNLLYLGLAVLGGLWMPISLFPDWMQAIGKCLPTYQLMELLKTFLNESSINLSATVYLLVFSAVLFGLTIYLQGHKENA; this comes from the coding sequence ATGAAACGATGGATCGCATTAAATAAGATAGAATTTCTATTGACCAAACGGCAACTAGTCTATTATTTATTATCTGTAGGGATGCCGACAGCCTTCTATTTATTCTTTTCAGGCATGTACCAGGACACACCTGGTGGGCCAGCTAATTTTATGCGTGATTACCTCATCTCCATGACAGCCTTTTCCATGATGTCGACAGCTATGTTTTCATTCCCAGCTGTTTTACATACAGATAAAATCAACAACTGGCAGAAAACATTAGGCCATACTCCGGTAAATATGGTAGAATATTATCTATCAAAGATAACAAGTATGCTGGTTGATTATTTGGTTTCAATCTTGGTGGTTTTCTCAGTTGGGCATTTTGTAAGAGGTGTGGACATACCTCTAGCAAGCTGGGTTGGAGCGGCGTTCTTGCTGATAGTAGGAAGTGTTGCCTTTGTAGCGCTTGGATTGACCTTGACACTCTTACCTTCTAGTCAGCTGATGTCTGTCGTGGGCAATCTTCTCTATCTAGGCCTGGCTGTTTTAGGTGGACTCTGGATGCCCATCTCTTTATTTCCAGACTGGATGCAAGCAATCGGGAAGTGCCTACCAACTTATCAGTTGATGGAGTTGCTCAAGACCTTCTTAAACGAGAGTAGCATCAATCTATCAGCCACAGTTTATCTACTTGTTTTTTCAGCAGTTTTGTTTGGTTTGACCATTTACCTTCAAGGTCATAAGGAGAATGCTTAA
- a CDS encoding sensor histidine kinase, producing MLERLKSIHYMFWASLIFMLFPILPVVTGWLSAWHLLIDILFVVAYLGVLTTKSQHLSWLYWGLMLTYVVGNTAFVAVNYIWFFFFLSNLLSYHFSVRSLKSLHVWTFLLAQVLVVGQLLIFQRIEVESLFYLLVILAFVDLMTFGMVRIRIVEDLKEAQAKQNAQINLLLAENERSRIGQDLHDSLGHTFAMLSVKTDLALQLFQMEAYPQVEKELKEIHQISKDSMNEVRTIVENLKSRTLASELETVKKMLEIAGIEVQVENQLDKASLTQDVESTAAMVLLELATNIIKHARAEKAYLKLERTDQELVLTVRDDGKGFATVKGNELHTVRDRAATFSGQVELVSLKDPTEVRVHLPYKERN from the coding sequence ATGCTTGAAAGACTGAAAAGCATACATTATATGTTTTGGGCCAGTTTGATTTTTATGCTTTTCCCCATCCTACCTGTAGTGACTGGGTGGCTTTCTGCCTGGCATTTATTGATTGATATTCTATTTGTAGTGGCGTATTTGGGTGTTTTAACAACTAAGAGCCAGCACCTATCTTGGCTATATTGGGGTCTCATGCTGACTTATGTAGTTGGGAATACTGCCTTTGTTGCTGTTAATTATATCTGGTTTTTCTTTTTCCTATCCAATCTTTTAAGTTATCATTTCAGCGTACGTAGTTTAAAGTCTTTACATGTCTGGACTTTTCTTCTTGCTCAAGTCCTTGTTGTGGGCCAACTGTTGATTTTTCAGAGAATCGAAGTTGAGTCTCTATTCTATCTACTTGTAATTCTTGCTTTTGTCGATTTAATGACATTTGGTATGGTTCGGATTCGGATTGTGGAGGATTTGAAAGAAGCTCAGGCTAAGCAAAATGCCCAGATAAATCTATTGCTTGCTGAAAATGAACGCAGTCGTATCGGCCAGGATTTACATGATAGTCTGGGACATACTTTTGCTATGCTCAGTGTCAAGACAGATTTAGCCTTGCAGTTGTTTCAGATGGAGGCTTATCCACAGGTGGAGAAGGAATTAAAAGAAATCCACCAGATCAGCAAGGATTCCATGAATGAAGTGCGAACCATTGTGGAAAATCTGAAATCACGGACCCTAGCTTCAGAGCTTGAGACTGTTAAGAAGATGCTGGAAATTGCTGGGATTGAGGTTCAAGTTGAGAATCAATTGGACAAGGCTAGCTTGACCCAGGATGTGGAGTCGACGGCTGCTATGGTTTTGTTAGAATTGGCGACCAATATCATCAAGCATGCCAGAGCTGAAAAAGCCTATCTAAAACTGGAACGTACAGATCAGGAATTGGTCCTGACAGTTAGAGATGACGGGAAAGGTTTTGCAACTGTAAAAGGAAATGAACTTCATACAGTCCGTGACCGTGCAGCAACCTTCTCAGGTCAAGTAGAGCTGGTCAGTTTGAAAGATCCCACAGAGGTGCGCGTGCATCTACCTTATAAGGAGAGAAACTAA
- a CDS encoding response regulator transcription factor, whose protein sequence is MKLLVAEDQSMLRDAMCQLLTLQPDVESVFQAKNGQEAIQLLEKESVNIAILDVEMPVKTGLEVLEWIRAENLETKVVVVTTFKRPGYFERAVKAGVDAYVLKERNIADLMQTLHTVLEGRKEYSPELMEVVMTHPNPLTEQEIAVLKGIAQGFSNQEIADKLYLSNGTVRNYVTNILSKLHAGNRTEAANIAKESGWL, encoded by the coding sequence ATGAAACTACTTGTTGCAGAAGATCAAAGTATGTTGCGAGATGCCATGTGCCAGTTGCTCACGCTTCAACCAGATGTAGAGTCTGTCTTTCAAGCCAAGAATGGGCAAGAAGCAATCCAACTATTAGAAAAGGAGTCTGTAAATATCGCCATCCTTGACGTAGAAATGCCTGTTAAGACGGGCCTCGAAGTCTTGGAGTGGATACGAGCAGAAAATCTAGAAACAAAGGTGGTTGTGGTGACGACCTTCAAGCGTCCTGGGTATTTTGAACGTGCGGTCAAGGCTGGAGTAGATGCTTATGTATTAAAAGAAAGAAACATTGCAGACCTCATGCAAACCTTGCACACCGTCCTAGAAGGACGCAAGGAGTATTCGCCTGAATTGATGGAAGTGGTGATGACGCATCCCAATCCATTAACAGAACAAGAAATCGCAGTTTTAAAGGGAATTGCTCAGGGCTTCTCTAACCAAGAAATTGCAGACAAACTTTATCTATCCAACGGAACAGTCCGAAACTATGTCACCAATATTCTTTCTAAATTACATGCAGGCAATCGAACAGAGGCAGCTAATATCGCGAAAGAATCTGGTTGGTTGTGA
- a CDS encoding IS30-like element ISSmi1 family transposase, with translation MTKKQKHLTLEDRIDIQTGISQQETFRSIAEKMGKDPSTISKEIKRNRIMHPTSVKSDCTDCPLLKKAPYVCNNCPKKRTDCGFNRYLYYAKKAQEQYETMLRESRQGIPLNKESFYQMDKVLTQGIQKKQSIYHIIQTHNLPVSKATVYRHAKLGYLTAKPIDFPRMVTFKERRKSRKVAIPKELKIGRTYQDFQELRETDDFFKWLEMDTVIGRPGGKLLLTFNVSFCNFLFALLLNNKTALEVATKFAALKERVMDGGCAFHQLFPVILTDNGSEFAYVEELERDIDGKSHLYFCDPSRPDQKGRIEKNHTVLRAILPKGTSFDQLTQKDVNLVISHVNSLKREEFQGKSAYDIFTFTFGEDIAALLGCQFVKPEDTHLSPDLLK, from the coding sequence ATGACGAAAAAACAAAAACATCTCACTCTAGAAGACCGTATTGACATCCAAACTGGAATCAGCCAACAGGAGACTTTCCGTTCCATCGCTGAGAAGATGGGGAAAGACCCGTCAACGATTTCAAAGGAAATCAAGCGCAATCGCATCATGCATCCAACATCCGTCAAATCTGATTGCACGGATTGCCCTCTTCTCAAAAAAGCTCCTTATGTCTGTAACAACTGTCCAAAAAAGAGGACGGATTGTGGGTTTAACCGCTATCTTTACTACGCGAAAAAGGCACAGGAGCAGTACGAGACTATGTTGAGGGAATCCAGACAGGGAATTCCCCTAAACAAGGAAAGTTTTTATCAGATGGACAAGGTCTTAACCCAAGGCATCCAGAAGAAACAAAGCATCTACCATATCATTCAGACACATAACCTACCTGTGTCGAAAGCTACGGTGTATCGGCATGCCAAGCTGGGCTATCTGACAGCCAAGCCCATTGATTTCCCTCGGATGGTCACGTTCAAGGAACGCAGAAAATCCAGAAAAGTAGCTATTCCTAAAGAGCTGAAAATTGGGCGGACCTATCAAGATTTCCAAGAGTTACGAGAAACAGATGATTTCTTCAAATGGTTGGAAATGGACACGGTCATCGGCAGACCTGGTGGAAAGCTACTGCTCACCTTCAACGTTTCCTTCTGCAACTTCCTCTTCGCCCTGCTTTTGAACAACAAGACCGCTCTGGAGGTCGCCACTAAATTCGCAGCTTTGAAAGAAAGAGTCATGGACGGAGGGTGTGCGTTCCATCAGCTGTTCCCTGTCATTCTCACAGACAACGGATCTGAGTTCGCCTATGTGGAGGAGCTTGAGCGAGACATTGATGGGAAGTCTCACCTCTACTTCTGCGACCCTAGCCGTCCTGACCAGAAGGGGCGGATTGAGAAGAACCATACGGTTTTGCGAGCCATTCTTCCCAAGGGCACTTCCTTTGACCAGCTGACTCAGAAAGACGTCAATCTAGTCATTTCCCATGTCAATTCCTTGAAACGAGAAGAGTTTCAAGGAAAATCTGCTTACGACATCTTCACCTTCACCTTTGGCGAGGACATCGCTGCTCTTCTGGGTTGCCAATTTGTCAAACCAGAAGACACACACCTATCACCTGATTTATTGAAATAA
- the rpsL gene encoding 30S ribosomal protein S12 — MPTINQLVRKPRKSKVEKSKSPALNVGYNSHKKVQTNVSSPQKRGVATRVGTMTPRKPNSALRKFARVRLSNLIEVTAYIPGIGHNLQEHSVVLLRGGRVKDIPGVRYHIVRGALDTAGVNDRKQGRSKYGTKRPKA; from the coding sequence ATGCCTACAATTAACCAATTGGTTCGCAAACCGCGTAAATCAAAAGTAGAAAAATCTAAATCACCAGCTTTGAACGTTGGTTACAACAGTCATAAAAAAGTTCAAACAAACGTTTCTTCACCACAAAAACGTGGTGTTGCAACTCGTGTTGGAACAATGACACCTAGAAAACCTAACTCAGCCCTTCGTAAATTCGCTCGTGTACGTTTGAGCAACCTTATCGAAGTTACTGCCTACATCCCAGGTATCGGACACAACTTGCAAGAACACAGCGTGGTTCTTCTTCGTGGTGGACGTGTAAAAGACATTCCAGGGGTACGTTACCATATCGTCCGTGGTGCACTTGATACTGCAGGTGTTAACGATCGTAAACAAGGCCGTTCTAAATACGGTACTAAACGTCCAAAAGCATAA
- the rpsG gene encoding 30S ribosomal protein S7, translating to MSRKNRAPKRDVLPDPLYNSQLVTRLINRVMLDGKRGTAASIVYGAFEQIKEATGNDALEVFETAMENIMPVLEVRARRVGGSNYQVPVEVRPERRTTLGLRWLVTIARLRGEHTMQDRLAKEILDAANNTGAAVKKREDTHRMAEANRAFAHFRW from the coding sequence ATGAGTCGTAAAAATAGAGCTCCAAAACGTGACGTATTGCCAGATCCGCTTTACAATTCACAACTAGTTACTCGTCTTATCAACCGCGTTATGCTTGACGGTAAACGTGGTACAGCTGCTTCAATCGTTTACGGTGCTTTTGAGCAAATCAAAGAAGCTACTGGCAACGATGCACTTGAAGTATTTGAAACAGCTATGGAAAACATCATGCCTGTACTTGAAGTACGTGCACGCCGTGTTGGTGGTTCTAACTACCAAGTCCCAGTTGAAGTTCGTCCAGAACGTCGTACAACACTTGGACTTCGTTGGTTGGTAACAATCGCTCGTCTTCGTGGTGAACACACAATGCAAGACCGTCTTGCAAAAGAAATCTTGGATGCTGCTAACAACACTGGTGCAGCTGTTAAGAAACGTGAAGACACTCACCGTATGGCTGAAGCTAACCGTGCATTCGCACACTTCCGTTGGTAA
- the fusA gene encoding elongation factor G, with product MAREFSLEKTRNIGIMAHVDAGKTTTTERILYYTGKIHKIGETHEGASQMDWMEQEQERGITITSAATTAQWNNHRVNIIDTPGHVDFTIEVQRSLRVLDGAVTVLDSQSGVEPQTETVWRQATEYGVPRIVFANKMDKIGADFLYSVSTLHDRLQANAHPIQLPIGSEDDFRGIIDLIKMKAEIYTNDLGTDILEEDIPAEYLDQAQEYREKLVEAVAETDEELMMKYLEGEEITNEELKAGIRKATINVEFFPVLCGSAFKNKGVQLMLDAVIDYLPSPLDIPAIKGINPDTDEEETRPASDEEPFAALAFKIMTDPFVGRLTFFRVYSGVLQSGSYVLNTSKGKRERIGRILQMHANSRQEIDTVYSGDIAAAVGLKDTTTGDSLTDEKAKIILESINVPEPVIQLMVEPKSKADQDKMGIALQKLAEEDPTFRVETNVETGETVISGMGELHLDVLVDRMRREFKVEANVGAPQVSYRETFRASTQARGFFKRQSGGKGQFGDVWIEFTPNEEGKGFEFENAIVGGVVPREFIPAVEKGLVESMANGVLAGYPMVDVKAKLYDGSYHDVDSSETAFKIAASLALKEAAKSAQPAILEPMMLVTITVPEENLGDVMGHVTARRGRVDGMEAHGNSQIVRAYVPLAEMFGYATVLRSASQGRGTFMMVFDHYEDVPKSVQEEIIKKNKGED from the coding sequence ATGGCACGCGAATTTTCACTTGAAAAAACTCGTAATATCGGTATCATGGCTCACGTCGATGCTGGTAAAACAACAACTACTGAGCGTATTCTTTACTACACTGGTAAAATCCACAAAATCGGTGAAACTCACGAAGGTGCGTCACAAATGGACTGGATGGAGCAAGAGCAAGAACGTGGTATCACTATCACATCTGCTGCGACAACAGCTCAATGGAACAATCACCGCGTAAACATTATCGACACACCGGGACACGTGGACTTCACAATCGAAGTACAACGTTCTCTTCGTGTATTGGATGGTGCGGTTACCGTTCTTGACTCACAATCAGGTGTTGAGCCTCAAACTGAAACAGTTTGGCGTCAAGCAACTGAGTACGGAGTTCCACGTATCGTATTTGCCAACAAAATGGACAAAATCGGTGCTGACTTCCTTTACTCTGTAAGCACACTTCACGATCGCCTTCAAGCAAATGCCCACCCAATCCAATTGCCAATCGGTTCTGAAGATGATTTCCGTGGTATCATCGACTTGATCAAGATGAAAGCTGAAATCTATACGAACGACCTTGGTACAGATATCCTTGAAGAAGATATTCCAGCTGAATACCTTGACCAAGCTCAAGAATACCGTGAAAAATTGGTTGAAGCAGTTGCTGAAACTGACGAAGAATTGATGATGAAATACCTCGAAGGTGAAGAAATCACTAACGAAGAATTGAAAGCTGGTATCCGTAAAGCGACTATCAACGTTGAATTCTTCCCAGTATTGTGTGGTTCTGCCTTCAAGAACAAAGGTGTTCAATTGATGCTTGATGCGGTTATCGACTACCTTCCAAGCCCACTTGACATCCCAGCAATCAAAGGTATCAACCCAGATACAGATGAAGAAGAAACTCGTCCAGCATCTGATGAAGAGCCATTTGCAGCTCTTGCCTTCAAGATCATGACAGACCCATTCGTAGGTCGTTTGACATTCTTCCGTGTTTACTCAGGTGTGCTTCAATCAGGTTCTTACGTATTGAACACTTCTAAAGGTAAACGTGAGCGTATCGGACGTATCCTTCAAATGCACGCTAACAGTCGTCAAGAAATTGACACTGTTTACTCAGGTGATATCGCTGCTGCCGTTGGTTTGAAAGATACTACAACTGGTGACTCATTGACAGATGAAAAAGCTAAAATCATCCTTGAGTCAATCAACGTTCCAGAACCAGTTATCCAATTGATGGTTGAGCCAAAATCTAAAGCTGACCAAGATAAGATGGGTATTGCCCTTCAAAAATTGGCTGAAGAAGATCCAACATTCCGCGTTGAAACAAACGTTGAAACTGGTGAAACAGTTATCTCTGGTATGGGTGAGCTTCACCTTGACGTCCTTGTTGACCGTATGCGTCGTGAGTTCAAAGTTGAAGCGAACGTAGGTGCTCCTCAAGTATCTTACCGTGAAACATTCCGCGCTTCTACTCAAGCACGTGGATTCTTCAAACGTCAGTCTGGTGGTAAAGGTCAATTCGGTGATGTATGGATTGAATTTACTCCAAACGAAGAAGGTAAAGGATTCGAATTCGAAAACGCAATCGTCGGTGGTGTGGTTCCTCGTGAATTTATCCCAGCGGTTGAAAAAGGTTTGGTAGAATCTATGGCTAACGGTGTTCTTGCAGGTTACCCAATGGTTGACGTTAAAGCTAAACTTTACGATGGTTCATACCACGATGTCGACTCATCTGAAACTGCCTTCAAGATCGCGGCTTCACTTGCCCTTAAAGAAGCTGCTAAATCAGCACAACCAGCCATCCTTGAGCCAATGATGCTTGTAACAATCACTGTTCCAGAAGAAAACCTTGGTGATGTTATGGGTCACGTAACTGCTCGTCGTGGACGTGTTGATGGTATGGAAGCACA